GGTTCAGGCGTTTCCGAGCTTCGCCTTTGTTCTCTCAGCACACAGCAGGTAAGCACAGACAGCTGCTGGAGCTTTGCCACTTCTTCTTTGTGGTTGAAAGTCTCTGggattagaaatatttttagtaCTCTGACTTAGGAGCCAATGATGTTTTTATTCAAAATGTCTGAACCTGTCTGAAGCATCCCAGTGATGCAAGCTGTTGTACTGAGGCTTCTCTGCTATGAGTATTGTTCCAGAGTAGGTATTAAATCCCAGTGTAGCTTCAGGACTAGGAATATGTGTTGCCTTTCAGTGACAGGAGACAAGATGGTGACAGCTTCACTGGTGCTCTGGGTACATTCTCTTACCATCGTGTGAACATTTTGTAAACAAAAGTTTTATCGAAGAGATGgcgtatctttttttttttttttttggtttttcgagacagggtttctctgtgtagccctggctgtcctggcactcactttgtagaccaggctggcctcgaactcagaaatccgcctgcctctgcctcccgagtgctgggattaaaggcgtgcgccaccacgcccggctgagatgGCGTATCTTATTGCActgagctgggtcctcccaccttcccctcctAGTATTACTGTTATTACTTGCTTGTTTAagtaacttgtgtgtgtgtagctgtcttgttttactttctatttttattttatttgataattgAGAGACTAGGTCTTAAtatgttgcccaagctggccttgaccttcAGAAGGCTGGGAGTACTGAGGCGGAGGGGGGgtacactaccatgcccagctggcaCTGTTACAGACCACACTGACATACCTGAGTAATTGAAATATAAAGTAACATGGACTAGTTGCTGAACCTGAGGACCTACAGTCAGTGAGTGCCCTGACTCCCATGGTGGAGCAGAggactgtcctctgacttctatgcATATATGCCCCCACACCCCCAAATAAATGAGATGTATTAAAAAgctttgtattgttttgagaAAGTAAGGTGAACAGTTTCCCTACTAGGTTACTCTCCTACACAGAAGCAGTCATCTCACAGCCACGTTCACTGACACGGGAAAAAGCCCAAGAGTTAGAAGTATAGAGAAACCAAAAATGAACTGGGAACTTTAGCCCTTGATGGCAGAAagtacacagcaagttcaaggccagcatgcaATACATGAACTCCTCTCAAAACTAAGCAGACAGGAGcctgtagaggacccaggttggattccagcatccacattggTCAATCTGGAAAGAGGCACCTGCactcagatacatacacataaataacaatACAAACACTGAGGATATGCTGTGGGTCTATGGCAGAGCACTTAgtgtgcacagagccctgggtttcatctccaTTGCTGAAAGTTTAAAGGGTGGGGCCACATGTTGCAGCAGTGCAGCTTTTGACACTTTGCATTGCTTATGGTTTCTCACAAggccttttgcttttctgtttactTATTTTGGACCCTTATTATGGAAGCTGATAAACATAAATTTCAAAGATTCCTGACTGCTGATGCGGCCTTAGTGGTGACAGTGTTTGCGCCAATCACGTTCCCTCCTGCATCTGTGCTGCTTTTCAAGCAGAGAAGAAATGGTATGTTGGATTTGGAATGTAAATACCAAACATATAAGCACCCACTAGCACCATAACTCTTCAGTACTTAGGCTGGGGTCTCGCTGTAGTAAGGAATACtggtgttctgtttgttttaaataccAGTTTTAGCCTCATTGAGGGTGTAAGCCCAGAGTGATACATCAGTTGTTACCTGTTGGCACACTTTACACACTAATCAATATATGTAAGGTGGGTGTGAGGGACTGGCTCCATTAGAAATGTCTTTTAGTGGTCTTCCTTTGCCTCGGGAAAGTAGCATAGTAGTAGATGGATGGGCCCTTAAAGTAGACTAGAGCTATGGACTTGGCCGTAGATTGACAGTGCTCTCTTTCTCAGGAATGCACAGCCTCATCGCTACAGGCCATCTGTTTTCAGTGGACCCAGACAGGATGGTCATAAAGAGAGTGGTTCTAAGTGGtcatccttttaaaatttttactaagATGGCAGTAGTGCGGTACATGTTCTTCAGCAGAGGTAGGTGTGAGAAGGAGAGTGGTGGGAAGATGGCCTTGTGGCTGTGTGGGTAAatgtttgactttgtttttccATTCTAAGAGGATGTGATGTGGTTTAAGCCTGTGGAACTGAGAACCAAGTGGGGCCGCCGGGGACACATCAAAGAGCCTCTAGGTAAGAACCTGGGATTCCCAGGGGTTGGTTATCTGAGACTAGTGGGCTGTAAGTTCACTGCTTGAATGTGTCCACCTTATTTTGACCAATTATCCGTTTAACTTCTAGGTACCCATGGCCATATGAAGTGCAGTTTTGATGGGAAGCTGAAATCTCAGGACACAGTATTAATGAATCTCTATAAGCGAGTGTTTCCCAAGTGGACTTATGACCCATATGTACCAGAGCCGGCACCTTGGGTTAAAAGTGACTTCTCTTCAACAGTGTCTGAAGCAGACATGGAGTAATGGAGAGTCAGTTGGAGTCTGTGGGTTGTGACCAGGCAGTTTGTGCTTTGTATTTCAGTGTCCACGTCTCTGCTCAGTACAGGATTTACATTATTATGTACACTTTCTTGGCTAGGATTTTGAACATAGTTTTTAAAGGAAGATGGAAACAAAATTTTCATCTAGAGACAATCTTCCCTGAATTTAAACCGAAACAGTCTGGTAAGGAGCTGGCTGTTCAGCCTGCTCCACCCAGTTTAGGGAGGTTAAGTCTACATTCCCCCCACTGAGTACAATGCAGACGTTCTTTACTTCTGGAGAGACTGTTTGGAAATGCTGAGACAGCACTGCAGCCAATGCCACGCCAGCAGTCGGCTCAATGAGCAGTTTCATTCTTCCCCACACCAGCTGGGTTGCATACTGTAGGCACAGAAAGGAGCAAGGGTTAATGAAGCAAGAAACGGAGCTAGAGTCTAGTGGGTTACATTCGAAAAGTGAAGTAGacatttgggtttgttgtgatAAAGTATGTGATCTACTCTCAGGGTTCTGTTAACAATGCCTGAGAAATTAGACCGGCGGTTTTCTCATCTGAGTCTTACCTTGATTTCATCTTCTGTGACAGTGAAGACATCATCCACAAGGTCTCTTATAATAGGCCAGGTATTTAAGCCAATGCTGGATTTGACACCATCTGCTATGGTTTCTGGAGGATGAAGATTGGGGGTCAGTTCTCCTTTCAGTTTAGACTGGTAGCAGTCATCTGCATTCGAGGGTTCAGCAGCGTATACCTTCACACTAGGTTTCAGGGCCTGGGGAAGGAAGGCACACGTTACAATACAGCCTTTGTCTGCGTAAAGGAGGCAGAGAGTGTTAAAGATGTGCTAGCCTTGATGATCAGAATGGAAACGTGACCTTGAAGCACTTTAATAAAAGTTGTATCTGATAACTGGCTTGTCTGGATTCTACTAATTGGGAAGGACCATAGCTTTGTGAGGTGGGCTTGAGGAGTAAGGATGCCACCATTGTAACTGTTAACTGCTTCTATAGCAGCATAGAGCAAAAGGACAGTGGGCAAAGAAGGCTATGAGAGGTAATGGTCCTTTACCTAGTCTAGGAAGTCTAGAAGGTGTtcttgtccccacccccaccccccagacagggtttctctgtatagctctggctgtcctggaactcactttgtagaccaagctggctttgaactcctgcctctgcctcccaagtgctgggattaaaggcatgcgccaccaccaccacctggtgagGTTGTTTTCTTACCTTAATTGTAATGGCTATTCCGGCaaccattcctcctcctcctactggTACCACCAGTGCATCTACCAAGGGAACCTGTAGTAATAATGTAAACAGGCCAACTAATAAACCTTTATgtgcgctggagagatggctcaatgataagagcactgctctttcagggttcaattcccagcaaccacatggtggctcaaccatctgtgatgggatcagATGctttctctggtgtgtctgaagagagcaatggtgtactcatatacataaaataatttttttttcccctgagacagggtttctctgtagccctggctgtcctggaactcattctgtacatcaggctggcctcgaactcagaaatccgcctgcctctgcctcccgagtgctgggattaaaggtgtgtaccaccactgcctggcaaaatcttttaaaaacaaagcctTATGTGTACATACAATCCACAGCAAACCACTTTACTAATAGCTACATAGAATTATGCCATCTTACCTGGTTCAGCACTTCCAGGGCAATTGTTCCTTGTCCAGCTATCACTGCAGGCTCCTGGTTGGGATGGACCAAGATGCCTTCGGTTTCTTGCATAATTCTTTGAGTGACCTTTTCTCTGGACTAAAAAGGTAGCATTAATGTAGCTTACTTGACTTAAAGTGAGTTTAGTTCCACAAAAGTTTAATTCTTAATACttaaaagacagatttttttttcacatttctatAAATAAACATGGTGTGCTGGAGTACTTGtgagaaaaatgcattttttattgGGTGACAGAGGAGCTTCATCACATGACAagctattgattttttaaaattattatttatttatttatttatttattttttgttttgtttttttcgagacagggtatctctatatagccctggctatcctggaactcactttgtagaccaggctgatctcgaactgaactcagaaatcagcctgcctctgcctcccgagtgctgggattaaaggcgtgcaccaccacacccggcaagctattgatttttaaaaggatgttTGAAGTTAAGTGCGAAGTATACAAGGTTAGAATTTGGCCTTTCTGAAGAACGGTTTTGGGAGAGGATATTGCACTATATTAGATAGGAAGGTGGAATGGCTGGTTCGTCCAGGCCGAACTTGCCATTCTGTCTCaaactcctgagtgctagaatagGCATGTCCTATCAAGTCTGGCTTTAGTCATAAGCTGAGACTAATGATATCCAGTAAAggtagatatgagagagagaataggttgagagagagagagataggctGGCCATACTAAGAGAAGAGGAGGCATAAGAGGCAGACCGTCAGTCATGTGAAGATGCTAAGTTGCTGAGCACTGCTTTCTGTACCTCGTCACTCGGGTCACTGTATACTATCGATGCTCCATAGGCTTGGATTGCCAGTTTCTTGCAGTTGGGAGCTGTTTGGGGAACCACAATGTAAGCAGGAATTCCTGGGAGGGGAAGGACATGATAAGTATGAGGGCTGTCTAGGATAGAAACTTAGATCATTTTGcttacaatcaaacaggtagctTTGTACTACTTTTGATACTACCCTGAGAAAGTTACGTACCTTCCAGTTTGGCAGCATAGGTGAGAGCTTGGCCATGGTTTCCGCTGCTGTGAGTAACTACGGCTTTGGGCTTCTCTGCTGGTGTGTCAGGAATTAAGCCTCTGATGGCATTAAGGGCACCTCGAATCTGGAAGAGATAGTAAATTATAAATGGTGCATTTCTAACAATGGGAACATGTTCAGAGATATGCATTCACTTGTTTATTATGCAAACCGTAGAGAGTATTTACACAAACAGCCTGCTATACACTTGAGGCTACAATGATAGACTATTGCTTGAAAGCAATAAACTCAAGCatgtaaaaataatgagaaataataGTACAGGCAATTGTAATACAGTGGCATATACAGAAGGTTAAAATGATATTACTTACACAgcacatttttctccttttttattacttttatgtgtgtgaaagtTTTGTCTTTAAGTATGCTTATGCATGATGTGGGAGCctgctggatcctctggagtgAGCATTattgtttgtctggttttttttttttttttttttggtttttctagacagggtgtagccatggctgtcctggaactcactttgtagaccaggctagtctcaaactcagaaatccacttgcctctgtctcctgagtgctgtgattaaaggcatgtgccaccatg
Above is a genomic segment from Mus caroli chromosome 11, CAROLI_EIJ_v1.1, whole genome shotgun sequence containing:
- the Srr gene encoding serine racemase isoform X1 encodes the protein MCAQYCISFADVEKAHINIQDSIHLTPVLTSSILNQIAGRNLFFKCELFQKTGSFKIRGALNAIRGLIPDTPAEKPKAVVTHSSGNHGQALTYAAKLEGIPAYIVVPQTAPNCKKLAIQAYGASIVYSDPSDESREKVTQRIMQETEGILVHPNQEPAVIAGQGTIALEVLNQVPLVDALVVPVGGGGMVAGIAITIKALKPSVKVYAAEPSNADDCYQSKLKGELTPNLHPPETIADGVKSSIGLNTWPIIRDLVDDVFTVTEDEIKYATQLVWGRMKLLIEPTAGVALAAVLSQHFQTVSPEVKNVCIVLSGGNVDLTSLNWVEQAEQPAPYQTVSV
- the Srr gene encoding serine racemase isoform X2; translation: MCAQYCISFADVEKAHINIQDSIHLTPVLTSSILNQIAGRNLFFKCELFQKTGSFKIRGALNAIRGLIPDTPAEKPKAVVTHSSGNHGQALTYAAKLEGIPAYIVVPQTAPNCKKLAIQAYGASIVYSDPSDESREKVTQRIMQETEGILVHPNQEPAVIAGQGTIALEVLNQVPLVDALVVPVGGGGMVAGIAITIKALKPSVKVYAAEPSNADDCYQSKLKGELTPNLHPPETIADGVKSSIGLNTWPIIRDLVDDVFTVTEDEIKVPCCQGSGSPPCSILTSEDQTRKSFTF